The genomic interval CAGTGaaggataaaatttaatgTACTAAATAAACAGGGGACTCAACATCATTCGATTGAATTGCTTAACAGCATAGGTAAAAGGGGTCGAAAACAATTTTCTACTGACAACTTTGAACAGGCAATGTATTCTGTAGCAGAGCCCTGGTCATCTGACAGGTTCATTTGACTGTCAAAACATACATAAACAAATACAGAACTTATATATTATACATTTTCGGTCCTCTAATGGCTTTCAGGATTTGGTATTTCTTTCCAGGTGACCTAATATCCTTACTGTTCAAACTAAAGggtcctttcctttttcttcatatttgtAATTTCATAGGGCTATGTTTAAGGTCTGAAAATGGTTACCTCTTGCTTGAATCAAGTCAACACTCAAGTTAAGAAAGGCCTTCCTCCTCTTCGGTTTTCCTTCAAAGAAAAGTTtgtaattaacaaaatttcaTGCCAATAATTGGGCTGTTTCCGAATGGATCCATTcaacatattaattaatcaacaCAACATATAATTCAAAGACATGGAGTATATGTCAAGATTTTGCCAATTTTATACGTTTCTTTCGTCATCTCGAATCTCACCACTTTGGGATTAGAAATCAAATACTGTTTTCAggttttaaataaataattttcccTGACTACCTTAATAAGTTTCTAAGGCATTAGTAAATTAATGTACATTCATGGCTTTAACTTAATCAATAtataagaatttttagaatttgagatattaaaataaaaaaccaaaatgtAGAAGGGAAGACCTTATGATAGCAGGATAGGCATAGACCTTCAATCATGAACATCCAATCAATGGGTTAGCTAAACAGAGTCTCTCAGAgttagaaattttaacttattttgCAATTTTTTCTGCTTTGTCTATCTATCAATGTTTAATACTCTTaattaactttataaatataattcttCCTGTCTTTTCACATGTACTTATGTGCCTAGAAAAAGCGCCAAAGATCTGAGTCCTTTTCGTTTGTTCCttgttaatttataattagatTCTAAATGTTTGCTTTTGGGATTGTTTCTATGTACCATATGACTGAGAATGGTTTCCAGAGAGATAGATTTTGTTCTGATCGAATATGGTTTCTTCTATTCTTCCATCCAACGTTTGTCCTGTTGCCTCAGAAAAGGAGTCTCGAAATTTGTACACCAAATGGTAAATTGGAAGCCTTTCTGGCAAATTGCAGTAATTGACTGAATCGTGAAACTTACCTCCATGGGAGAGCGGCTTCAGCTAACGTTGCTTACTTGGATGGAGAGGTCGTTGCCAAATGATTCTGTAGATGTTTTGCGTTTGGCACTTGGCATCAATATGTGCTTTCAAATAAGAAGTCCACGCGGCATCTTCATCCACATTCTGACATTCACACCCAACCACAAAAATCAACAAGTTGTCTCAAaccttttaataaaatattgtttCGATGCAAGAATTTGTCCGGGTTTGTCAATGGAGAGAGAGCCTCTATGTCTAGCccaatgctttttttttttctgcatACAACTTGATTCTATTAACTACCTTTCTTATTTATGCAACACCAACACATTGCTAAGATTACAGACAATTGATTGCAATTGATCATATGCTAGCTAGAATAGAGTTATCAGGGAGAGATAAGAGAGTGAAATGCTGTTCATGTTCATAGGAATGCTAATTCATTAGACCCATATGTATAAaacttttgaaattgtttttgGGAATGCTGTTCATGTTCATAGGGAGCATGGTGTGTTTTGGTCTGTGTTCTTCGTGAGCCAAGGGAAGGGGTTGTCTCCAGGGTGCTTGGGATATTGTGTCATGTTACTTGAGCTCCTTTCCTCTTGTGTTGGGAATATTGTGTAAATTCTATCTTAAGTTGATGTCTGATCCCATTACAATCATACtgctttgattttgtttttattatatgcAAGGCAACAAAGAAGGGGGCTTATGGCTCCTCTTATGCAGTCTTATGCCATTACCGTTTCctaagatatttttttttataagtctccctttaatgaaatatttcatttgttttacATTGGGAAATATATTCTTCCATAATTAACTctattttgagtttattttgACTTCTTAAAAGTCAGATTTCAATATTCCCACCTTCCTAAATTTACCACAAAACAacatttcaattaattaatttgaatgaTAAATATTATACTAGTATTAATTTGATCAAGCCAGCCAGcttacaaaataataatttgttaaattattattgaaGTTGCTATGATGGGGACTCAATACCCACTACTCACTGACTTAGAAaacaataatgaaaaaaaaaaaattcacatttcttcTTTGAGAAGAGAAAGACAGCAGTTAGTATAGAATTTATACAATATTTAAAGagttcaaaatattaaaaaaaatcaaaatgaataaataaataaaatatttattcaaacttgatgtatttttaatttttttttgtttagacTAAGGGCAAaacaattaaacaaaaataaaagaaaagaaaatggaggGAGAGGAGAGGGCGAATATGGAAGAAGGAAGGGGAGATTAGGACAAATTGGGAAAGTTATTTATGAGGCGTATTAGGGTATCGAATTTGCAGTTGGATGTTCATGACAGTAAACTCGAGTTAATATTTATGTAATTGTTATctagtttttatatatatgaaatatattttttaaaaaaattaaaaaaaataaaggaggaaaagagatttaaaaagaaaaaagaacaacatgctaataacaaaagaaaaaaactaaataaaaaaaaaagtagaaaatgatatGTTGAGGACCAATTTTATTACATACGAAAGAATATGAACCTTACAACAATAGAGTTTTGACCTTTGACAAGAATAGGCTAATGAATGTAGACTGGCAATTATTATATCTTGCCTTGaaacaatgaaaatgaaatccAAACTTACActaaaaaagatattaaaaaaacCCAAATATAGAAGGTATTATCATCAAATTGAACGAACTTTTTTCATTAATCCAACTATTTCTAGCATTGAGGTAGATCAGCCGGTGGTGGAGGCAAGGTTGTGTCCGGAGTTGGTCCGTTCTCAACCACGAAGGCGGTGGCCAGGCCCAATGGCAAGTGCACGTCCAAGTGGCAATGCATTAACCATACACCTGTTACAGTTGACAAGATTAAGTTTCAATCTTTCAATGCTTGAGCTTTTCAAAGAAGGATCTGTTGAACTATCGCTCTCATCTCCACTGTTAACCTACAACTAGCAATTTAAAGATAACCCATCCACCGCCCTAGAGAAAGGAACTCAAATAGTTGTCTAAACCAGATATGTCAGAATGAGAAAGAAGTCAAAGAGGATCTGGAATTGTGCCCTTTCCCTTTTGACATGGTCTCAAGCTCACATGAACTCTACAATTTGTTGTTACCAGGTTGAAATTATTAAGCAAAAGTTGACGATCTAACTTATGAAATAGTTAAAGTAATAGAAAGTTAACCTGGATTATTAGCTCTGAATCTGATGACAGCCCATCCTCCAACTGGCACGCCAATGGTGTTGCGCATCTGTGGGTTGATAAAATTGAGCTTCTTTCTATCCTTGGCGGGGTTATAGTTTCCAAACCCTTGTGCCAATACGTGAAAGTCGAAGCCATGGAGGTGCATGGGGTGATTCTCTACTCCAATGATAGCTGTGTTCTGAAAGATTATCTCCACAGTCGAGTTGAACTTAAGCTTGGTGACCTTGGTTCCTTTTGGAGCAAAGAGCAGCGGCAGGTTGTTGTTGACGCTTGCGTTGGTGTAGTCGAATTGAATCGGGGGCTTGGCAGGGAAATCAGTGGTGTAAACTCCACCGACGTTGAAGAAAAAGGCTTGCAACATAGACAAGCTGGTAGGTAACACGAAGGATTCGTTGTTCATGCTGGCAGAGAGCTTTGTCCCATTGATTGGACCCTGGCAAGTTGTGTTCGCTGGGCAGACATCGACCGCCAACCCAATGGTGACGAACATCTTATAGTCCACCGTACGTGGGACCGGGTCCCAATGAGGTCCACCCATCAATGAGGTGATGTTAGAGTAAAACTTGTGAGCCGTGGGGGTGTCATTGAACGCCGGAAGGGCTGGCATTAGAGGCGTTGCCGATGATGGTGCATGATCATACACGACGACGCCCCTTGTGGTAGTATTATCAAACTGTAAACCAGCTGCGCTTGCATATGCTCTAGCGGCCATGTAATACGACCCAACCGGCTGATCGGCGGTTAGCAAAACGTCGAGTGTCTGGCCAGGGGCGGCGACCACGACGTCAGTGACGTAAGGCTTGGTGTAGCAGGCGTCAATGGCTACAACTGTCATCTTATGATTGGCTATCTTGTAGAAGAGCTGGTTATTGAGTGCAGCATTGATGATGCGTAACAGATAGGTCTTTCCCTGCTCCACCTTAAGCTTGTACATTTCTGATGCGGAAACCATACAATTAAGCATTAATTAACATATATTAAGAATTAGTTTACGAGAATTGCAGACATTAATTTCACTTACGATTTTGAGAACATGGGTAGAGATCACCAGGCCATCCATTTATTGTGTAAGCATCAGAAATGTTAGGACCAGCACCGGTGGCAAGTGCCTCGTTCTCCACATCAACCACATTCGCGTTCCACCACTCACCTGCAATGTCATTATTTTTCGTCAATGGGTTTTTCGATAGGctttatatttgatgcattAATAATATAGAGCTTCTATTAAGATGAGTGGTTAAGCTTTTAACAACCTAATAAGATGGGAACTTCCTTGTATGGCTTAGGGAAAGGGTAAGAGTGGCCGGCTCTGGGGCGGATGATGAGTGCACCGTAGACGGTGGCACGAAGCCACGAGACATGAGCATGCCACCAGAGGGTTCCCTCCTGCTTACTGATTTTGAATTTGTAGGTGTATTTACTTCCGGGGAGAATTGGACATTGAGTGACCATGCTAGGTCCATCTGCCCAGGCACTCAGGATCTGAAACACTCCATGCCTGCTCAACCAATCATTAAGCCCAGCAAACACAACCGTTAGCCATTGAAATTGCAAATTTAAAACAGAAGGTTATGAATTAATTGTAATATATCTAAGTAGTCGTTGGAGTTGATCaattctttattaattaacaTGGATGGCATGGGATTTTATATACGTGTACGCCAAATATATATACTCGATTTCTTCGTGGCTATATAacgagaattttttttttttgaagaataagtcAATAACAATTACACAAACGAACAAGCAAGGTGAGGATAGATCACAGCTAACGACTAGCAGGAAAAAGGaagattttaatttgttaaatgCTTAATGTTTCTTTGTCAAAGTCAAATTTCATGGGGATTTATTTACCAGTGAATAGTCATGTTGTAAGGTGACTTGTTAAAGACATGAACAACGAGTGTGTCACCCTCTCGGACGCGGATTGTTGGGCCGGGGAGGCTACCATTTACTGCATTAATCACTTGCCGGTTGCACAGCCTATTGACGGTCAAATTTTGCACCTGcaacgaattaaaataatgaattatgtTAGGAGCATATCTATGTAGAATAAAGAAGAAGAGGGTAGATATCATTCACGCAATGTTTGAATTTTACAGGTTGCTACTATAGTTGAGCAATAAAACCGCCATTTAATGACTGAATTATGTAGCTAATTAAGGTGGCTAATCGAAATGGTTTCAAAGCTAATCAAAGAGGGTAGATCTCATTGAAAGAATGTAAAGGATATTTATAACGTGCATGGTGTTACTGGTAAGACAATGAATGCAATGACAGGTTTGCCACTAAGAGTAAGAGGATCATA from Theobroma cacao cultivar B97-61/B2 chromosome 5, Criollo_cocoa_genome_V2, whole genome shotgun sequence carries:
- the LOC18597630 gene encoding laccase-7, whose protein sequence is MGRPVFLFACALLLLAASTASASKIVEHTFYVQNLTVNRLCNRQVINAVNGSLPGPTIRVREGDTLVVHVFNKSPYNMTIHWHGVFQILSAWADGPSMVTQCPILPGSKYTYKFKISKQEGTLWWHAHVSWLRATVYGALIIRPRAGHSYPFPKPYKEVPILLGEWWNANVVDVENEALATGAGPNISDAYTINGWPGDLYPCSQNQMYKLKVEQGKTYLLRIINAALNNQLFYKIANHKMTVVAIDACYTKPYVTDVVVAAPGQTLDVLLTADQPVGSYYMAARAYASAAGLQFDNTTTRGVVVYDHAPSSATPLMPALPAFNDTPTAHKFYSNITSLMGGPHWDPVPRTVDYKMFVTIGLAVDVCPANTTCQGPINGTKLSASMNNESFVLPTSLSMLQAFFFNVGGVYTTDFPAKPPIQFDYTNASVNNNLPLLFAPKGTKVTKLKFNSTVEIIFQNTAIIGVENHPMHLHGFDFHVLAQGFGNYNPAKDRKKLNFINPQMRNTIGVPVGGWAVIRFRANNPGVWLMHCHLDVHLPLGLATAFVVENGPTPDTTLPPPPADLPQC